Proteins found in one Oryza glaberrima chromosome 4, OglaRS2, whole genome shotgun sequence genomic segment:
- the LOC127769713 gene encoding acetylserotonin O-methyltransferase 1-like encodes MSCTEQELSTQDMLQGHIDLHHHLYGYHKSMALLCATDLGIPGAIHRRGGAATISDIVADTMIPPAKLPHLRRLMRVLSVSGIFAVEEDVYKLTPASRLLVGDKASCNFSPLVHLVVSPAMLTTFSSLSPWFRDGRNASPTALFEMAHGMPPWEMMKRDDTMNSALNDACVADSSFLMEIALRERGDVVFRGLRSLVDVGGGHGGAAMAIAKAFPDIKCSVLDLPHVISQAPDDGTVCFIAGDMFEDIPPADAVLLKHVLHCWDADDCVKILGQCKKAIPARGDGGKVILINPVIGYGVKQDSTLKETQVLADMNMIAIGGAEREEHEFKKIFLDAGFSDYRIMPVLGLMSIIEVYP; translated from the exons ATGTCGTGTACCGAGCAAGAGCTGAGCACCCAGGACATGCTTCAGGGCCACATcgatctccaccaccacctgtACGGCTACCACAAATCCATGGCGCTTCTCTGCGCCACTGATCTTGGAATCCCTGGCGCCATCCACCGCCGTGGAGGCGCCGCCACAATCTCCGATATCGTCGCCGACACCATGATCCCCCCGGCCAAGCTCCCGCACCTTCGCCGGCTCATGCGCGTGCTCTCCGTTTCCGGCATATTTGCCGTTGAAGAAGACGTCTACAAGCTCACCCCGGCATCTCGCCTCCTCGTCGGTGATAAGGCCTCGTGCAACTTCTCCCCTCTGGTTCACCTCGTGGTGAGCCCTGCGATGCTCACCACATTCTCCAGCCTAAGTCCGTGGTTCAGGGATGGACGAAACGCCAGCCCAACGGCGCTCTTCGAGATGGCTCATGGCATGCCACCGTGGGAGATGATGAAGAGGGACGACACGATGAACTCGGCCCTCAACGACGCGTGCGTCGCCGACAGCAGCTTCCTCATGGAGATCGCGCTAAGAGAGCGCGGTGATGTCGTCTTCCGAGGGCTTAGATCGCTGGtcgatgtcggcggcggccatggaggagCCGCGATGGCCATCGCCAAGGCGTTTCCGGACATCAAGTGCAGCGTGCTTGACCTCCCACATGTGATCAGCCAGGCACCCGACGATGGCACGGTGTGTTTTATCGCTGGCGACATGTTTGAGGATATTCCTCCAGCCGATGCGGTTTTACTCAAG CATGTTTTGCATTGCTGGGATGCGGATGACTGCGTTAAGATACTTGGGCAGTGTAAGAAAGCAATTCCTGCAAGAGGTGATGGAGGGAAAGTGATACTGATAAATCCGGTAATTGGGTATGGGGTGAAACAGGACAGTACTCTCAAAGAGACACAAGTGCTGGCTGATATGAACATGATAGCTATAGGAGGGGCGGAGCGAGAGGAGCATGAATTTAAAAAGATTTTCTTGGACGCTGGTTTCAGTGATTACCGAATCATGCCCGTCTTAGGTTTGATGTCCATCATTGAAGTCTATCCGTGA
- the LOC127769799 gene encoding uncharacterized protein LOC127769799 isoform X3, with the protein MEKARGRSKEKVINGMAVGKSKENTLTDYEIRRKGVIAANNEMLQSLNLPPMGSNTHVQQRPKKIPKVTDGRNMVPRGDHNLRSRSRNNLEENVDENVGDDPEYQPEEDAMDDNEDVEETLELEQVQQKKKEGRGITQKLNIISRVGEAKIKITLNEFGQPVGLDSEEFATTVGTFVRKKIPVACGDWRDVDIKDKLKVWEDVQKHYEINEYGLHFVLETSHMIWKDYKADLKKKHFDANLTDEELMDRRDLRVNEAQWKWLINHWRSPEAVARSIRGKANRGMLRMLHSAGCKSHARVGHDMGVKTGRPPRRDEVFVETHKRKNGEIIPEAAETEMLKEAAEVNPELKNKTIQEGDLYSRVCGTKEPRGRVRVLGKGPTPQDVGTPGTRSRMPTRLQLEIESHRQTKQEVVCLNKRMDDMQQRFNIMEHMVMSQGVQNIETSSHHASNSRHAESPRSPVLEELHNSNQEVHPNEPTNRHLLEEPHAEPTSRHLDNILSGDDFIIRKKAITPRVPSRNTTTRSHEATIAEGENLVGKDVILYAVLRSDTPVAKATIVSIDPSSLVGGQPLGVEFYEVVVNVVLKRDALLPRPYDDMQTMADAQYTSIAWPNNRLNVSKRSAMSKSANSKSAGVVQSG; encoded by the exons ATGGAAAAGGCAAGAGGAAGGTCTAAAGAAAAGGTTATCAATGGAATGGCGGTTGGAAAGAGTAAGGAAAATACTCTTACTGATTATGAAATACGTCGCAAAGGTGTCATAGCAGCAAACAATGAGATGTTACAATCTCTAAACCTCCCGCCCATGGGCAGCAATACGCATGTTCAACAACGACCCAAGAAAATACCTAAG GTAACTGATGGTAGAAACATGGTGCCACGTGGAGATCATAACTTGCGGTCTAGGTCAAGAAATAACCTAGAGGAAAATGTAGATGAAAATGTTGGCGATGATCCTGAATACCAACCAGAAGAAGATGCCATGGATGACAATGAAG ATGTAGAAGAAACTCTTGAACTTGAACAAGTTCAGcagaaaaagaaggaaggaaggggTATCACTCAAAAGCTCAACATAATTTCAAGGGTGGGTGAAGCTAAAATCAAAATTACTCTCAACGAATTTGGTCAGCCGGTGGGGCTTGATTCTGAGGAATTTGCCACTACTGTTGGGACATTTGTGAGAAAGAAAATACCTGTTGCATGTGGTGATTGGAGAGATGTTGACATCAAAGACAAGCTGAAAGTATGGGAAGATGTACAG AAACATTATGAGATCAATGAATATGGTTTACATTTTGTGTTGGAGACATCGCATATGATATGGAAGGATTATAAGGCTGATTTGAAGAAGAAACATTTTGATGCAAATCTGACTGATGAGGAACTTATGGACAGACGTGACTTAAGAGTCAATGAGGCACAATGGAAGTGGCTTATTAACCATTGGAGATCTCCAGAAGCTGTG GCCCGCTCCATAAGAGGCAAGGCAAATCGCGGAATGTTGCGCATGTTACATTCAGCTGGTTGCAAGAGCCACGCTCGTGTTGGCCATGACATG GGTGTGAAAACTGGGCGTCCTCCTAGAAGGGATGAAGTCTTTGTTGAAACGCACAAACGAAAAAATGGAGAAATTATTCCAGAGGCTGCAGAAACA GAAATGCTAAAAGAGGCTGCAGAAGTTAACCCGGAGTTGAAGAACAAAACAATCCAGGAGGGCGATTTGTATTCACGTGTTTGTGGAACCAAGGAACCAAGAGGCCGTGTTCGTGTTTTAGGAAAGGGACCAACTCCTCAGGATGTGGGCACACCAGGTACACGTAGCAGAATGCCAACAAGACTTCAGCTAGAAATAGAATCTCATCGACAGACCAAACAAGAAGTTGTATGTCTGAATAAACGCATGGACGACATGCAACAACGTTTTAACATAATGGAGCATATGGTTATGTCTCAAGGTGTGCAGAATATAGAAACAAGTTCCCATCATGCTTCTAATTCTCGACATGCTGAG AGCCCAAGGAGTCCAGTACTTGAAGAGCTGCATAATTCAAATCAGGAGGTGCATCCTAATGAGCCTACCAATAGGCACTTGCTGGAGGAGCCTCATGCTGAGCCTACCAGTAGGCACTTGGATAATATCCTATCGGGTGATGACTTTATTATCCGCAAAAAAGCTATAACGCCAAGGGTGCCCTCAAGAAACACAACCACAAGAAGCCATGAAGCCACCATTGCTGAAGGAGaaaatctt GTTGGTAAAGATGTTATCTTATATGCTGTCTTGAGATCTGACACCCCTGTGGCTAAAGCAACAATTGTATCAATTGATCCAAGTTCCTTGGTGGGAGGTCAACCTCTAGGTGTTGAATTCTATGAAGTTGTTGTCAATGTCGTGCTGAAAAGAGATGCATTGCTTCCTCGTCCATATGATGATATGCAAACTATGGCTGATGCTCAGTACACATCCATTGCATGGCCAAACAATAGG TTGAATGTTAGCAAGAGGTCTGCTATGTCCAAAAGTGCTAACTCCAAAAGTGCAG GGGTTGTTCAGTCTGGATAA
- the LOC127769799 gene encoding uncharacterized protein LOC127769799 isoform X2, with product MEKARGRSKEKVINGMAVGKSKENTLTDYEIRRKGVIAANNEMLQSLNLPPMGSNTHVQQRPKKIPKVTDGRNMVPRGDHNLRSRSRNNLEENVDENVGDDPEYQPEEDAMDDNEDVEETLELEQVQQKKKEGRGITQKLNIISRVGEAKIKITLNEFGQPVGLDSEEFATTVGTFVRKKIPVACGDWRDVDIKDKLKVWEDVQKHYEINEYGLHFVLETSHMIWKDYKADLKKKHFDANLTDEELMDRRDLRVNEAQWKWLINHWRSPEAVARSIRGKANRGMLRMLHSAGCKSHARVGHDMGVKTGRPPRRDEVFVETHKRKNGEIIPEAAETVEMLKEAAEVNPELKNKTIQEGDLYSRVCGTKEPRGRVRVLGKGPTPQDVGTPGTRSRMPTRLQLEIESHRQTKQEVVCLNKRMDDMQQRFNIMEHMVMSQGVQNIETSSHHASNSRHAESPRSPVLEELHNSNQEVHPNEPTNRHLLEEPHAEPTSRHLDNILSGDDFIIRKKAITPRVPSRNTTTRSHEATIAEGENLVGKDVILYAVLRSDTPVAKATIVSIDPSSLVGGQPLGVEFYEVVVNVVLKRDALLPRPYDDMQTMADAQYTSIAWPNNRLNVSKRSAMSKSANSKSAGVVQSG from the exons ATGGAAAAGGCAAGAGGAAGGTCTAAAGAAAAGGTTATCAATGGAATGGCGGTTGGAAAGAGTAAGGAAAATACTCTTACTGATTATGAAATACGTCGCAAAGGTGTCATAGCAGCAAACAATGAGATGTTACAATCTCTAAACCTCCCGCCCATGGGCAGCAATACGCATGTTCAACAACGACCCAAGAAAATACCTAAG GTAACTGATGGTAGAAACATGGTGCCACGTGGAGATCATAACTTGCGGTCTAGGTCAAGAAATAACCTAGAGGAAAATGTAGATGAAAATGTTGGCGATGATCCTGAATACCAACCAGAAGAAGATGCCATGGATGACAATGAAG ATGTAGAAGAAACTCTTGAACTTGAACAAGTTCAGcagaaaaagaaggaaggaaggggTATCACTCAAAAGCTCAACATAATTTCAAGGGTGGGTGAAGCTAAAATCAAAATTACTCTCAACGAATTTGGTCAGCCGGTGGGGCTTGATTCTGAGGAATTTGCCACTACTGTTGGGACATTTGTGAGAAAGAAAATACCTGTTGCATGTGGTGATTGGAGAGATGTTGACATCAAAGACAAGCTGAAAGTATGGGAAGATGTACAG AAACATTATGAGATCAATGAATATGGTTTACATTTTGTGTTGGAGACATCGCATATGATATGGAAGGATTATAAGGCTGATTTGAAGAAGAAACATTTTGATGCAAATCTGACTGATGAGGAACTTATGGACAGACGTGACTTAAGAGTCAATGAGGCACAATGGAAGTGGCTTATTAACCATTGGAGATCTCCAGAAGCTGTG GCCCGCTCCATAAGAGGCAAGGCAAATCGCGGAATGTTGCGCATGTTACATTCAGCTGGTTGCAAGAGCCACGCTCGTGTTGGCCATGACATG GGTGTGAAAACTGGGCGTCCTCCTAGAAGGGATGAAGTCTTTGTTGAAACGCACAAACGAAAAAATGGAGAAATTATTCCAGAGGCTGCAGAAACAGTT GAAATGCTAAAAGAGGCTGCAGAAGTTAACCCGGAGTTGAAGAACAAAACAATCCAGGAGGGCGATTTGTATTCACGTGTTTGTGGAACCAAGGAACCAAGAGGCCGTGTTCGTGTTTTAGGAAAGGGACCAACTCCTCAGGATGTGGGCACACCAGGTACACGTAGCAGAATGCCAACAAGACTTCAGCTAGAAATAGAATCTCATCGACAGACCAAACAAGAAGTTGTATGTCTGAATAAACGCATGGACGACATGCAACAACGTTTTAACATAATGGAGCATATGGTTATGTCTCAAGGTGTGCAGAATATAGAAACAAGTTCCCATCATGCTTCTAATTCTCGACATGCTGAG AGCCCAAGGAGTCCAGTACTTGAAGAGCTGCATAATTCAAATCAGGAGGTGCATCCTAATGAGCCTACCAATAGGCACTTGCTGGAGGAGCCTCATGCTGAGCCTACCAGTAGGCACTTGGATAATATCCTATCGGGTGATGACTTTATTATCCGCAAAAAAGCTATAACGCCAAGGGTGCCCTCAAGAAACACAACCACAAGAAGCCATGAAGCCACCATTGCTGAAGGAGaaaatctt GTTGGTAAAGATGTTATCTTATATGCTGTCTTGAGATCTGACACCCCTGTGGCTAAAGCAACAATTGTATCAATTGATCCAAGTTCCTTGGTGGGAGGTCAACCTCTAGGTGTTGAATTCTATGAAGTTGTTGTCAATGTCGTGCTGAAAAGAGATGCATTGCTTCCTCGTCCATATGATGATATGCAAACTATGGCTGATGCTCAGTACACATCCATTGCATGGCCAAACAATAGG TTGAATGTTAGCAAGAGGTCTGCTATGTCCAAAAGTGCTAACTCCAAAAGTGCAG GGGTTGTTCAGTCTGGATAA
- the LOC127769799 gene encoding uncharacterized protein LOC127769799 isoform X1 gives MNISYSIWPVIIIPYNFPPWICMKQPNFIISLLIPGRYAPGSDMDVFMEPLVDDMYDMFVHGVRTFDASKGEYFQLRAAILCTISDYPGLGYVAGCTTSGEGACIECHQFTRSLRLKKGSKTCYMGHRRFLHANHPFRFDADSFDGVVELESSPVPLSGKEILKQTEGMQTSFGKDPSGKKVTKKRKCKEGEPINIWKRRSIWFKLPYWKDLLLRHNLDVMHIEKNVCDNIINTLLGTDKKSKDNLNSRLDLQALGIRSDLHPIEVEDKFYLPPAPYSMTSEEKKLFCKVLNGVKFPDGYASDIRRNVQVNEKKIIGLKSHDNHVILQQLLPLAVRRILPENVSAALVRVSNFFKQIYSPVIRVSDMQKLEAEIAETICLLEKIFLPSFFTIMIHLMVHLPAQARIAGPVHFRNMYPGERNDEGLPMEVQSTTPFFRNIGRGLAGKYCVALDHKTWLQAHRYVLFNYDNIDPYLNKHIDYLSSTGLQNKHEIDRVHHETFHEWFRLHVTEMGDDEPEEIKILAKEPIMAANKYNSYTINGFNFHTQSYDEGRPVQSSGVSLMAETTCFERGNNDCRVVGNKIYYGIIKEIIELNYSNRGNIVLFKCDWVDNRIQDKWVRTDQFGITTVNFKHLFNTGDNISDEPFILASQAIQVYYVQDPVDTEWFAVRQSKPRDLYNMSETEKDDLGNDTEVSIILPDVHPNSTMNISVEETVFVRTDIDGIIVEANKPKTKNNGKGKRKV, from the exons ATGAATATTTCTTATAGCATTTGGCCTGTTATTATAATTCCATACAACTTTCCACCATGGATCTGTATGAAGCAACCAAACTTCATAATTTCTTTGTTAATTCCTGGTCGATATGCTCCTGGTAGTGATATGGATGTCTTTATGGAGCCACTAGTCGATGATATGTACGATATGTTTGTCCATGGTGTTAGAACTTTTGATGCCTCCAAGGGTGAGTATTTCCAGTTGCGTGCTGCTATATTATGCACCATTTCAGATTATCCTGGTCTTGGGTATGTGGCTGGTTGTACTACCTCAGGTGAGGGAGCATGCATTGAGTGCCATCAATTTACACGCTCTCTTCGATTGAAAAAAGGCAGCAAGACTTGTTACATGGGACACCGTAGGTTTCTACATGCAAACCACCCATTTAGATTTGATGCTGATTCATTTGATGGTGTTGTTGAGCTTGAGTCATCACCTGTTCCACTTTCTGGAAAGGAAATTTTGAAGCAGACAGAAGGGATGCAAACATCTTTTGGGAAGGATCCATCTGGAAAGAAGGTAACGAAAAAGAGAAAGTGTAAGGAGGGGGAGCCAATTAATATTTGGAAAAGAAGGTCTATTTGGTTCAAACTACCATATTGGAAGGACTTGCTTTTGCGTCATAATCTTGATGTAATGCACATTGAGAAAAATGTATGTGATAACATAATCAATACACTCTTGGGTACTGACAAGAAGTCAAAAGACAACTTAAATTCTCGGTTAGACCTTCAAGCTCTAGGCATAAGAAGTGATCTTCATCCTATTGAAGTAGAAGATAAATTTTATTTACCTCCAGCCCCATACTCAATGACTTCTGAAGAGAAGAAATTGTTTTGCAAAGTGTTAAATGGAGTTAAGTTCCCTGATGGTTATGCCTCTGATATACGGCGCAATGTCCAGGTTAATGAGAAAAAGATAATCGGACTTAAGAGCCATGATAATCATGTTATCCTTCAACAATTGCTTCCACTTGCTGTTAGAAGGATATTACCAGAAAATGTTAGTGCAGCACTGGTTCGTGTgagcaatttttttaagcaaatatATTCGCCTGTTATCCGTGTAAGTGATATGCAAAAACTAGAGGCAGAAATAGCTGAGACCATATGTCTTCTTGAGAAAATATTCCTACCCTCATTTTTTACTATTATGATACACTTGATGGTCCATCTACCTGCTCAAGCAAGAATAGCTGGTCCGGTACATTTTCGCAACATGTACCCTGGAGAGAG GAATGACGAAGGCCTGCCCATGGAAGTTCAGAGTACCACTCCTTTCTTTCGCAACATTGGGCGAGGGTTAGCTGGTAAATATTGCGTGGCTTTAGACCACAAAACTTGGTTGCAGGCACACAGATATGTCTTATTCAACTATGACAATATCGATCCTTATTTGAA CAAACACATTGACTATCTTTCCTCAACTGGCCTTCAAAACAAACATGAAATTGACCGTGTGCACCATGAAACCTTTCATGAGTGGTTTAGATTGCAT GTCACTGAGATGGGTGATGATGAACCAGAAGAGATAAAAATTTTAGCTAAAGAGCCCATCATGGCTGCCAATAAATATAACAGCTACACCATAAATGGTTTTAACTTTCATACACAGTCTTATGATGAGGGAAGGCCTGTTCAAAGTAGTGGAGTGTCTCTAATGGCTGAGACCACATGTTTTGAAAGAGGCAATAATGATTGCCGCGTAGTAGGAAACAAGATCTATTATGGTATTATAAAAGAAATTATTGAGTTGAATTATAGCAACAGAGGTAATATAGTGCTCTTCAAGTGTGATTGGGTTGATAATCGCATACAGGACAAGTGGGTAAGGACTGATCAGTTTGGGATAACTACTGTGAATTTCAAGCATTTATTCAATACCGGTGACAATATATCAGATGAGCCTTTCATTTTAGCATCTCAAGCTATTCAGGTTTACTATGTTCAAGATCCTGTTGATACTGAATGGTTTGCTGTTAGGCAATCAAAACCACGTGACTTATATAATATGAGTGAAACTGAAAAAGATGATTTGGGGAATGACACTGAAGTATCCATCATTTTGCCTGATGTGCATCCCAATTCAACTATGAATATCTCTGTTGAAGAAACTGTTTTTGTTAGGACAGACATAGATGGAATAATTGTTGAAGCAAACAAACCTAAGAC GAAAAACAATGGAAAAGGCAAGAGGAAGGTCTAA